In a single window of the Papaver somniferum cultivar HN1 chromosome 8, ASM357369v1, whole genome shotgun sequence genome:
- the LOC113306231 gene encoding GDSL esterase/lipase At4g16230-like: MAAYTNLLDIFNKPLNCRHLGCSRGSTCPVSFASLFLPSCLALETTVPATFVFWDSLVDADNNNYIRTIAKANFRPYGIDFPGGGSTGRFYNGRTIIDIIGEEMGLKDYISPYLAPTTVGDVVLRGVNYASGGDGILNDTGAIYGTIIMDAQLDNFASTRDYIISTAYVNDSSMASSKNLLGKAVFFVLMGPNDFIVNYFSPVPSIPKMTISPQMFVDLMVSIFKPCKMNCPFLGYFALYTYL, encoded by the exons ATGGCTGCATATACAaatttgttggatattttcaacaaacctTTGAATTGTAGGCATTTAGGCTGTTCCCGGGGTTCGACCTGCCCGGTCAG TTTTGCATCATTGTTTCTACCGTCTTGTCTTGCACTGGAAACAACAGTTCCAGCTACTTTTGTTTTTTGGGATTCTTTGGTTGATGCTGATAACAATAACTACATTAGAACTATTGCAAAAGCTAATTTCAGGCCTTATGGGATTGATTTTCCTGGCGGGGGATCTACTGGCCGCTTTTATAATGGAAGGACGATAATCGACATTATAG GAGAAGAGATGGGTCTGAAAGATTATATTTCTCCTTACTTGGCTCCAACTACAGTTGGAGATGTTGTTCTTCGTGGAGTCAATTATGCATCTGGGGGTGACGGAATTCTTAATGACACTGGCGCCATATAC GGTACAATAATCATGGATGCACAACTGGATAACTTCGCGAGTACAAGGGACTACATAATCTCAACCGCCTATGTGAATGATTCATCAATGGCTTCTTCGAAGAACTTACTCGGGAAAGCTGTTTTCTTTGTTCTAATGGGTCCTAATGATTTCATTGTCAACTACTTCTCTCCGGTTCCCTCCATACCTAAGATGACGATTTCCCCGCAAATGTTTGTTGATTTAATGGTCTCAATATTCAAGCCTTGTAAGATGAATTGTCCATTTCTTGGCTATTTTGCGCTATATACGTATCTTTGA